In the genome of Pseudomonas sp. HS6, one region contains:
- a CDS encoding outer membrane protein OmpK, with product MIRTQTNVLLSGGLLAASQAMAGDLLLWQTNSLSYLYGKNFAINPSIQQTVTFEHADKWKYGDNFLFVDKIFYNGQEDRNKGPHTFYGEFTPRFSFGKIFDRKLEFGPIKDVLLAMTYEYGEGESEAYLIGPGFDLKVPGFNYVTLNIFRRQTEGPRPGDGVWQITPGWSYSIPLGNSDVLIDGYLDWVVDNDENSRGTYHANLHINPQIKYDLGKALGWRQKQLYVGTEYSYWKNKYGVESSHNLDTNQNTASLLVKVHF from the coding sequence ATGATCCGGACTCAAACCAACGTGTTGTTGAGCGGCGGCCTGCTGGCCGCATCACAAGCCATGGCCGGCGATTTATTGCTGTGGCAGACCAACAGCCTGAGCTACCTGTACGGCAAGAACTTCGCGATCAATCCGTCGATCCAGCAGACGGTGACGTTCGAGCACGCCGACAAGTGGAAGTACGGCGACAACTTCCTGTTCGTCGACAAGATCTTCTACAACGGCCAGGAAGACCGCAACAAAGGCCCGCACACCTTCTACGGCGAATTCACCCCGCGCTTCTCGTTCGGCAAGATCTTCGATCGCAAGCTCGAATTCGGCCCGATCAAGGACGTGCTGCTGGCGATGACTTACGAATACGGCGAAGGCGAGAGCGAGGCCTATCTGATCGGCCCCGGTTTTGACCTGAAAGTGCCGGGCTTCAACTACGTCACCCTGAACATCTTCCGTCGCCAGACCGAAGGCCCGCGCCCGGGCGATGGTGTCTGGCAGATCACGCCGGGCTGGTCCTACAGCATTCCGCTGGGTAATTCCGACGTGCTGATCGATGGCTACCTCGACTGGGTCGTCGACAACGACGAGAACTCGCGCGGCACCTATCACGCCAACCTGCACATCAATCCGCAGATCAAATACGACCTGGGCAAAGCCCTCGGCTGGCGCCAGAAGCAGCTGTATGTCGGCACCGAGTACAGCTACTGGAAAAACAAATACGGGGTCGAAAGCAGCCACAACCTCGACACCAATCAGAACACCGCCAGCCTGCTGGTGAAGGTGCACTTCTAA
- a CDS encoding nucleobase:cation symporter-2 family protein: MSELSKARIPDAPAIQRLPLLQLILVGLQHVLLMYGGAIAVPLIIGQAAGLSREEIAFLINADLLVAGIATIVQSLGIGPMGIRMPVMMGASFAAVGSMVAMAGMPGIGLQGIFGATIAAGFFGMIIAPFMSKVVRFFPPLVTGTVITSIGLSLFPVAVNWAGGGAGAAQFGSPIYLAIAALVLGTILLIHRFMRGFWVNISVLIGMCLGYVLCGAIGMVDLSGMANAPWVQFVTPLHFGMPKFELAPILSMCLVVVIIFVESTGMFLALGKITGQEVCPRMLRRGLLCDAGASFVAGFFNTFTHSSFAQNIGLVQMTGVRCRSVTIVAGGLLIVLSLLPKAAFLVASIPPAVLGGAAIAMFGMVAATGIKILQEADIGDRRNQLLVAVSIGMGLIPVVRPEFFAHLPLWMSPITHSGIAMATLSALTLNLLFNILGGAERAAINDCHAHPH, from the coding sequence ATGTCCGAGCTGTCCAAAGCGCGCATCCCCGACGCACCCGCCATTCAGCGTTTGCCCCTTTTGCAACTGATCCTGGTCGGTTTGCAACATGTTCTGCTGATGTACGGCGGCGCCATCGCGGTACCGCTGATCATCGGACAGGCCGCTGGCCTGAGTCGTGAAGAAATCGCCTTCCTGATCAACGCCGACCTGCTGGTCGCCGGCATCGCCACCATCGTGCAATCCTTAGGGATCGGCCCGATGGGCATTCGTATGCCGGTGATGATGGGCGCCAGTTTCGCCGCTGTCGGCAGCATGGTCGCCATGGCCGGCATGCCCGGCATCGGTCTGCAAGGGATCTTCGGCGCAACCATCGCCGCCGGGTTCTTCGGCATGATCATCGCGCCGTTCATGTCCAAGGTCGTACGCTTCTTCCCTCCTCTGGTGACCGGCACGGTCATCACCTCGATCGGTTTGTCGCTGTTCCCCGTGGCCGTGAACTGGGCCGGTGGCGGCGCAGGCGCTGCACAATTCGGATCACCGATTTATCTGGCCATCGCCGCGTTGGTGTTGGGCACCATTCTGTTGATCCACCGTTTCATGCGTGGTTTCTGGGTCAACATTTCCGTGCTGATCGGCATGTGCCTGGGCTACGTGCTCTGCGGCGCCATCGGTATGGTCGATCTGAGCGGCATGGCCAATGCGCCGTGGGTTCAGTTCGTTACTCCGCTGCATTTCGGCATGCCGAAGTTCGAACTGGCACCGATCCTGTCGATGTGTCTGGTGGTAGTGATCATCTTTGTCGAGTCCACCGGAATGTTCCTCGCGCTGGGCAAGATCACCGGTCAGGAAGTCTGCCCGCGCATGCTACGTCGCGGTCTGCTGTGTGATGCCGGCGCATCGTTCGTTGCCGGTTTCTTCAACACCTTCACCCACTCCTCCTTCGCTCAGAACATTGGCCTGGTGCAGATGACCGGCGTGCGCTGCCGTTCGGTGACCATCGTCGCCGGCGGCTTGCTGATCGTCCTGAGCCTGCTGCCGAAAGCGGCGTTTCTGGTGGCGTCGATTCCACCGGCGGTACTTGGCGGTGCGGCGATTGCGATGTTCGGCATGGTTGCAGCTACCGGGATCAAGATCCTGCAAGAGGCCGACATCGGTGACCGTCGCAATCAACTGCTGGTGGCGGTGAGCATCGGCATGGGCCTGATCCCGGTGGTACGTCCGGAGTTCTTCGCCCACCTGCCGTTGTGGATGAGCCCGATCACCCACAGCGGTATCGCCATGGCCACCCTCAGCGCACTGACGCTGAACCTTCTGTTCAACATCCTGGGCGGCGCCGAGCGCGCGGCCATCAACGATTGTCACGCACACCCGCATTGA
- a CDS encoding urate hydroxylase PuuD, whose protein sequence is MEAHLLEWLNLSVRWVHMITGVAWIGASFYFVWLENNLNRVNPKTGLAGDLWAIHGGGIYHLEKYKLAPPSMPENLHWFKWEAYFTWMSGIALLCVVFYSNPTLYLLAPGSTLSGPEGVAIGIGSLFLGWFIYSFLCDSALGKRPALLGGILFVLIIGAAYGFSKVFSGRGAYLHVGAIIGTIMVGNVFRIIMPAQRALVAAIAANRTPDPALPAKGLLRSRHNNYFTLPVLFIMISNHFPSTYGSQYNWLILAGIAVLAVLVRHYFNTRHDSHKFAWTLPVAAVGMITLAYVTGPAPMPTAPEVAKAPAKIEYQPLPETALGGGAKPAEATQPAAPAAPAAAPAQASNAGPGFDKVHNVIQERCAVCHSAKPTSPLFSAAPAGVMFDTPEQIRQNAARIQAQAITTQIMPLGNITQMTQQERDLIGAWIAQGAQTN, encoded by the coding sequence GTGGAAGCACATCTGTTGGAATGGCTGAACCTGAGCGTGCGCTGGGTTCACATGATCACTGGCGTGGCCTGGATCGGCGCGTCGTTCTACTTCGTCTGGCTGGAGAACAACCTCAACCGCGTCAACCCGAAAACCGGTCTGGCCGGTGATCTGTGGGCGATCCACGGCGGCGGTATCTATCACCTGGAAAAATACAAACTGGCCCCTCCGTCGATGCCGGAGAACCTGCACTGGTTCAAATGGGAAGCCTACTTCACCTGGATGTCGGGGATCGCGCTGCTGTGCGTGGTGTTCTACTCCAATCCGACGCTCTACCTGCTGGCTCCCGGCAGTACTCTGAGCGGTCCAGAAGGCGTAGCTATCGGTATCGGCTCGCTGTTCCTCGGCTGGTTCATCTACTCCTTCCTGTGCGACTCGGCCCTGGGCAAACGCCCTGCCCTGCTCGGTGGCATCCTTTTCGTGCTGATCATCGGCGCCGCGTATGGCTTCAGCAAGGTGTTCAGCGGTCGTGGTGCGTACCTGCACGTCGGCGCGATCATCGGCACCATCATGGTCGGCAACGTGTTCCGCATCATCATGCCGGCGCAACGCGCACTGGTGGCCGCGATTGCCGCGAACCGCACGCCGGATCCGGCGCTGCCGGCCAAAGGCCTGCTGCGTTCGCGTCACAACAACTACTTCACCCTGCCGGTGCTGTTCATCATGATCAGCAACCACTTCCCGAGCACTTACGGCAGCCAGTACAACTGGCTGATCCTGGCCGGGATTGCAGTGTTGGCGGTGTTGGTGCGTCACTACTTCAACACCCGTCACGACAGCCACAAGTTTGCCTGGACCCTGCCAGTGGCAGCGGTGGGCATGATCACCCTGGCTTACGTCACCGGCCCTGCGCCGATGCCGACCGCGCCGGAAGTGGCCAAGGCTCCAGCAAAAATCGAGTACCAGCCGCTGCCGGAAACGGCGTTGGGTGGTGGCGCGAAACCGGCTGAAGCTACACAACCGGCCGCACCTGCTGCACCGGCCGCGGCTCCGGCTCAGGCGTCCAACGCCGGCCCGGGTTTCGACAAGGTGCACAACGTGATCCAGGAACGCTGCGCGGTCTGCCACTCGGCCAAACCGACCAGCCCGCTGTTCAGCGCTGCACCTGCCGGTGTGATGTTCGACACCCCAGAGCAGATCCGCCAGAACGCGGCACGGATCCAGGCGCAAGCCATCACCACGCAGATCATGCCACTGGGCAACATCACACAGATGACCCAGCAGGAACGTGACCTGATCGGTGCATGGATCGCCCAGGGAGCCCAGACCAATTAA
- a CDS encoding ureidoglycolate lyase, producing the protein MRTLTIEPLTKEAFAPFGDVIETDGSDHFMINNGSTMRFHKLATVETATPEDNAIISIFRADAQDMPLTVSMLERHPLGSQAFIPLLGNPFLIVVAPLGDEPVSGLVRAFVTNGRQGINYHRGVWHHPVLTIEKRDDFLVVDRSGTGNNCDEHFFKEDERLILAPHQ; encoded by the coding sequence ATGCGCACACTGACGATTGAACCGCTGACCAAAGAAGCCTTCGCCCCTTTCGGTGACGTGATCGAAACCGACGGCAGCGATCACTTCATGATCAACAACGGTTCGACCATGCGCTTCCACAAACTGGCGACGGTCGAAACCGCGACGCCTGAGGACAACGCGATCATCAGCATCTTCCGCGCCGACGCGCAGGACATGCCGCTGACCGTCAGCATGCTGGAACGCCATCCGCTGGGCAGCCAGGCTTTCATTCCGCTGCTCGGCAACCCCTTTCTGATCGTGGTCGCGCCACTTGGCGATGAACCTGTATCAGGCTTGGTCCGCGCCTTCGTCACCAACGGCAGGCAGGGCATCAATTACCATCGCGGCGTCTGGCACCACCCGGTGCTGACGATCGAAAAGCGGGATGACTTCCTGGTGGTTGATCGCAGTGGCACAGGCAATAACTGCGATGAGCATTTTTTCAAAGAGGATGAGCGTTTGATCCTCGCCCCCCACCAATAA
- the alc gene encoding allantoicase: MKAYAVPFEKFVNLADARLGTKIISVTDDWFADANRLFQPTPAVWKEGVFDDNGKWMDGWESRRKRFEGYDSAVIRLGVPGSIKGVDIDTSFFTGNFPPSASLEACFLASGEPDENTQWTEVLSAVELQGNSHHYHEISNDKAFSHLRFNIYPDGGVARLRVYGVPHRDWSAVGDNEQVDLAAALNGGRALACSDEHFGRMSNILNPGRGINMGDGWETARRRTPGNDWVIVALGHPGEIEKIIVDTLHFKGNYPDTCSIQGAFVKGGTDSQIETQSLFWRDLLPSQKLEMHAEHTFVEQIKALGPITHIRLNVFPDGGVSRLRVLGKVAK; this comes from the coding sequence ATGAAAGCTTACGCCGTACCTTTCGAGAAGTTCGTCAACCTGGCCGATGCCCGTCTGGGCACCAAAATCATCTCGGTCACCGATGACTGGTTCGCAGACGCCAATCGTCTGTTTCAGCCGACCCCGGCCGTGTGGAAGGAGGGCGTGTTCGATGACAACGGCAAGTGGATGGACGGCTGGGAATCGCGCCGCAAGCGCTTCGAAGGCTACGACAGCGCGGTGATCCGTCTGGGCGTACCGGGTTCGATCAAAGGCGTGGACATCGACACTTCATTCTTCACCGGCAACTTCCCGCCATCGGCCTCCCTGGAAGCGTGCTTCCTGGCGTCGGGCGAGCCGGACGAAAACACCCAGTGGACTGAAGTGCTGTCGGCCGTCGAGCTGCAAGGCAACAGCCACCACTACCACGAAATCAGCAACGACAAGGCGTTCAGCCACCTGCGCTTCAACATCTACCCGGACGGCGGTGTTGCACGTCTGCGCGTGTATGGTGTTCCGCATCGCGACTGGTCGGCTGTCGGCGACAACGAGCAAGTCGACCTGGCTGCAGCCCTCAACGGTGGCCGCGCCCTCGCCTGCTCCGACGAACACTTCGGCCGCATGAGCAACATCCTCAACCCGGGCCGTGGCATCAACATGGGCGATGGCTGGGAAACCGCACGTCGTCGCACGCCAGGCAATGACTGGGTCATCGTCGCACTGGGCCACCCGGGCGAGATCGAAAAAATCATCGTCGACACCCTGCACTTCAAGGGCAACTACCCGGACACCTGCTCGATCCAGGGCGCGTTCGTCAAGGGCGGTACCGACAGCCAGATCGAAACCCAGTCGCTGTTCTGGCGCGATCTGCTGCCAAGCCAGAAGCTGGAAATGCACGCCGAACACACCTTCGTCGAGCAGATCAAGGCACTGGGCCCGATCACCCACATCCGTCTGAACGTGTTCCCGGATGGTGGTGTGAGCCGCCTGCGCGTATTGGGCAAGGTCGCTAAATAA
- the uraD gene encoding 2-oxo-4-hydroxy-4-carboxy-5-ureidoimidazoline decarboxylase yields the protein MSTFQTLKPSTLSRDAFVKAFADIYEHSPWVAEKAFDLGQDASIDQIETLHQRMSDILLSADHASQLALINAHPDLAGKAAVQGQLTEASTNEQAGAGIHQCTAEEFSRFTELNDAYKAKFKFPFIMAVKGSNRHQILAAFETRIHNPVNTEFKCALAEINKIALFRLLTL from the coding sequence ATGAGCACCTTTCAAACCCTGAAACCGTCGACCCTGAGCCGCGACGCCTTCGTCAAAGCCTTCGCCGACATCTACGAACATTCGCCATGGGTGGCCGAGAAGGCCTTCGACCTGGGCCAGGACGCGTCGATCGACCAGATCGAAACCCTGCACCAGCGCATGAGCGACATCCTGTTGAGCGCCGATCACGCCAGTCAACTGGCATTGATCAACGCTCACCCGGACCTGGCCGGCAAAGCCGCCGTCCAGGGCCAACTGACCGAAGCCAGCACCAATGAACAGGCTGGCGCCGGTATTCACCAATGCACGGCCGAAGAGTTTTCTCGCTTCACCGAGCTGAACGACGCCTACAAAGCCAAGTTCAAGTTTCCCTTCATCATGGCGGTAAAAGGCAGCAACCGGCATCAGATCCTCGCGGCGTTCGAAACGCGCATTCACAACCCGGTCAACACCGAGTTCAAATGCGCGCTGGCGGAGATCAACAAGATTGCCCTGTTCCGTTTACTGACTCTTTAG
- the puuE gene encoding allantoinase PuuE yields the protein MSADYPRDLIGYGSNPPHPHWPGNARIALSFVLNYEEGGERNILHGDKESEAFLSEMVAAQPLQGARNMSMESLYEYGSRAGVWRILKLFKEFDIPLTIFAVAMAAQRHPDVIRAMVEAGHEICSHGYRWIDYQYMDEAQEREHMLEAIRILTELTGERPLGWYTGRTGPHTRKLVMEEGGFLYDCDTYDDDLPYWEPNNPTGKPHLVIPYTLDTNDMRFTQVQGFNKGDDFFEYLKDAFDVLYAEGAEAPKMLSIGLHCRLIGRPGRLASLKRFIEYAKSHEQVWFSRRVDIARHWHETHPYQGAAR from the coding sequence GTGAGCGCTGACTACCCACGCGACCTGATCGGTTACGGCAGTAACCCTCCTCACCCACACTGGCCGGGCAATGCCCGGATCGCCCTGTCCTTCGTGCTCAATTACGAAGAAGGCGGCGAGCGCAACATCCTGCACGGCGACAAAGAATCGGAAGCCTTCCTCTCGGAAATGGTCGCGGCGCAGCCTCTGCAAGGCGCGCGCAACATGAGCATGGAATCGCTTTACGAGTATGGCAGCCGTGCCGGCGTCTGGCGGATCCTGAAACTGTTCAAGGAATTCGACATTCCGCTGACCATCTTCGCCGTGGCCATGGCCGCCCAACGTCATCCGGACGTGATCCGCGCGATGGTCGAGGCCGGCCATGAGATCTGCAGCCACGGCTACCGCTGGATCGACTACCAGTACATGGACGAAGCGCAGGAGCGCGAGCACATGCTCGAAGCGATCCGCATCCTCACCGAACTCACCGGCGAGCGCCCGCTGGGCTGGTACACCGGTCGCACCGGCCCGCACACCCGTAAGCTGGTGATGGAAGAAGGCGGTTTCCTCTATGACTGCGACACCTACGACGACGACCTGCCCTACTGGGAACCGAACAACCCGACCGGCAAGCCGCACCTGGTGATCCCGTACACCCTGGACACCAACGACATGCGCTTCACCCAGGTCCAGGGTTTCAACAAGGGCGACGATTTCTTCGAATACCTGAAAGATGCGTTCGACGTGCTCTACGCCGAAGGTGCTGAAGCGCCGAAAATGCTGTCGATCGGCCTGCACTGCCGCCTGATCGGCCGCCCGGGTCGTCTGGCTTCGCTCAAGCGCTTCATCGAATACGCCAAAAGTCATGAACAGGTGTGGTTCAGCCGTCGCGTCGACATCGCTCGTCACTGGCACGAAACCCACCCGTACCAAGGGGCTGCCAGATGA
- the uraH gene encoding hydroxyisourate hydrolase — MGRLTTHVLDAAHGCPGSSIKVELYRVEGSHLELVASALTNSDGRVDAPLLQGDDYRTGVYQVQFHAGDYYRARGVQLPEPAFLDVVVLRFGISAEQDHYHVPLLISPYSYSTYRGS, encoded by the coding sequence ATGGGACGTTTGACAACACACGTTTTGGACGCTGCACACGGTTGCCCGGGCAGCTCGATCAAGGTCGAGCTTTACCGCGTTGAAGGTTCGCACCTGGAATTGGTCGCCAGTGCGCTTACCAACAGCGATGGCCGGGTCGATGCGCCGCTGCTGCAAGGCGATGACTACCGTACCGGTGTCTATCAGGTTCAGTTCCACGCCGGCGATTACTACCGCGCCCGTGGCGTCCAGTTGCCGGAGCCGGCATTCCTGGACGTGGTGGTGCTGCGGTTCGGCATCTCCGCCGAACAGGATCACTACCACGTACCGTTGCTGATCTCGCCTTACAGCTATTCCACGTATCGGGGCAGCTGA